One window from the genome of Peteryoungia desertarenae encodes:
- a CDS encoding type II toxin-antitoxin system RelE/ParE family toxin — MIVVITAEAESDLEEIGDYIAADNPRRADTFVQELVERCLRLTEMPRAFPLVPRYEHTGVRRRPYGDYLIFYRVGAETIDVLHILNGAMNYEAILFPDD; from the coding sequence GTGATCGTCGTCATTACCGCTGAGGCGGAATCCGACCTCGAAGAAATCGGTGACTACATCGCCGCCGATAATCCTCGGCGCGCCGACACGTTCGTGCAGGAGCTGGTGGAACGCTGTCTTCGGCTTACCGAGATGCCTCGTGCGTTCCCGCTGGTGCCGCGCTACGAGCATACGGGTGTTCGACGCCGTCCCTATGGTGACTACCTGATCTTCTACCGCGTCGGCGCTGAGACCATTGATGTGCTGCACATTCTCAACGGCGCGATGAACTATGAAGCGATCCTGTTCCCTGACGACTGA
- the mobQ gene encoding MobQ family relaxase: MAIFHLHVKNISRGDGRSAVAAAAYRAGETLPNDAEERESVFGGRRDVLHAVILCPAGAPSWMADRATLWNAVEAAERRKDARLAKEIEAALPRELTPAGWLELARSFAAHYAGQGFVADFAIHDDGSAHNPHMHLLLTTRTVEARGFGGKIRSADGRQFVEEARLLWAKLVNAALQSAGLGVSVDPRSHAAAGLAREPGQHRGPDPAERRARRKNMGLSRLFPSKVAPEGEGSDRLRDWPASQLARGYEDEGQLPVPGPDGSLLSQRELDEAQDRMLTEVERQPREDAAGPVGRRWATGENAGQGQPEPERPLVARRWASEAPRTGAEVSPDALTARRWTAEQPPERTHDIEREDEWRDHERDRRRT; this comes from the coding sequence ATGGCGATCTTTCATCTGCATGTGAAAAACATCAGTCGCGGTGACGGTCGCTCGGCGGTGGCGGCGGCGGCCTATCGGGCAGGGGAGACCCTGCCAAACGACGCCGAGGAACGCGAGAGCGTCTTCGGTGGACGCCGCGACGTGCTCCATGCCGTGATCCTGTGCCCTGCCGGCGCGCCTTCCTGGATGGCGGACAGGGCAACCCTCTGGAATGCCGTCGAGGCGGCTGAGCGGCGTAAGGACGCGCGGCTCGCCAAGGAAATCGAGGCCGCGCTGCCTCGTGAGTTGACGCCTGCCGGCTGGCTGGAATTGGCGCGGAGCTTTGCGGCCCACTACGCGGGGCAGGGGTTTGTGGCGGACTTTGCCATCCATGACGATGGCAGTGCCCACAACCCCCATATGCACTTGCTGCTGACGACGCGGACTGTGGAGGCGCGTGGCTTTGGCGGCAAGATCCGTTCCGCCGACGGGCGCCAGTTTGTCGAAGAGGCCCGCCTGCTGTGGGCCAAACTTGTGAATGCCGCGCTGCAGAGTGCGGGTTTGGGTGTTTCGGTTGACCCGCGCAGCCATGCTGCCGCTGGCCTTGCGCGAGAACCTGGTCAACATCGCGGGCCGGACCCCGCCGAACGACGGGCAAGGAGAAAGAACATGGGACTGTCGCGACTGTTTCCATCGAAGGTAGCGCCGGAGGGGGAGGGGTCAGACCGGTTGCGCGACTGGCCCGCCAGCCAGTTGGCGCGGGGGTATGAGGATGAGGGGCAGCTGCCTGTACCCGGCCCCGACGGTTCCCTGCTCAGCCAGCGTGAGCTGGATGAGGCGCAGGATCGCATGCTGACGGAGGTTGAGCGCCAACCGCGCGAAGATGCCGCCGGCCCTGTCGGGCGGCGGTGGGCCACCGGCGAGAATGCGGGGCAGGGGCAGCCCGAGCCGGAAAGGCCGCTTGTGGCACGACGCTGGGCCAGCGAGGCACCACGTACGGGCGCCGAGGTCTCGCCTGACGCCCTCACGGCACGACGCTGGACGGCGGAACAGCCGCCAGAGCGGACGCATGATATCGAGCGTGAGGACGAGTGGCGCGATCACGAGCGTGACCGCCGCCGCACCTAG
- a CDS encoding Ig domain-containing protein, with protein sequence MRSVFALVLLLALPMAVQAACTDPAEPAGAVIYNTNTNTLQYCNGTGWVNTGAVMPAAPQTGCTNPTGQAGQVIYAASLGVVQFCNGSSWVDTACAAKRKPGGSGCGGQPAGTMQYNTTHNELQFCDSTDWVAMGWPCPSDLSTPVWNAPTSFTYNVMEGDTFGIVPTVTDDSIQPLTYSQSGTLPPGLSLNSGTGAVSGNPTTVGSYTFTLRATDSSGNYVEREFTVNVTPAEVVAVIAASANNVNIQSLFSAPDWADSARTKRVVINSGVTIGSTNPAIAALLTGTGRGGDLEIIIGGEVQGAGGVPNGGAGGPAINVQQTGAVITNNGAIRGGGGGGGRGGSGTATVLTNREPASGFLFQNDFFNPGPTWQWQDMFDGTAGLYWGQTYNPFAYVPMTVTSADIGGYRYYRGPDVTGGNGYLFSIAREQIVSGPTTGGDGGRGQGSDGAAASGLAGGTNAGTGGAGGSWGQAGAAGSAGNATGGATGGAAGAAIMGVSHTLVNTGTVLGTY encoded by the coding sequence ATGCGTTCCGTCTTCGCTCTGGTTTTGCTGCTGGCGCTGCCGATGGCCGTACAAGCCGCCTGTACCGACCCCGCAGAACCCGCCGGCGCGGTGATCTACAATACAAACACCAACACTCTGCAATACTGCAACGGTACCGGCTGGGTGAACACCGGCGCGGTGATGCCCGCCGCGCCGCAAACCGGTTGCACCAACCCCACGGGTCAGGCCGGACAGGTTATCTATGCCGCCAGCCTCGGCGTGGTGCAGTTCTGTAACGGCTCCAGCTGGGTGGACACAGCCTGCGCCGCCAAACGCAAGCCCGGCGGCTCCGGCTGCGGTGGCCAACCCGCCGGCACCATGCAGTACAACACCACCCATAACGAGCTCCAGTTCTGCGACAGCACCGACTGGGTCGCCATGGGCTGGCCCTGCCCGTCCGACCTCTCCACACCGGTCTGGAACGCCCCCACCAGCTTTACCTACAACGTGATGGAAGGCGATACCTTTGGTATTGTACCAACCGTCACCGACGACAGCATCCAGCCGCTCACCTACAGCCAGTCCGGCACGCTGCCGCCGGGCCTCAGCCTCAATAGCGGCACCGGTGCGGTCTCGGGCAACCCCACCACGGTCGGCAGCTACACCTTCACGCTGCGCGCCACCGACAGCTCCGGCAACTATGTCGAGCGCGAGTTTACCGTCAACGTCACCCCCGCCGAAGTGGTGGCCGTCATCGCCGCCAGCGCCAACAACGTCAACATCCAGTCGCTGTTCAGCGCACCAGACTGGGCCGACAGCGCCCGTACCAAGCGCGTGGTCATCAACAGCGGCGTCACGATAGGTTCCACAAACCCGGCAATCGCTGCACTTCTGACCGGGACCGGACGTGGTGGCGACCTTGAAATCATCATCGGCGGCGAAGTCCAAGGCGCGGGCGGCGTGCCCAACGGCGGCGCGGGTGGCCCGGCGATCAACGTCCAGCAGACCGGCGCGGTCATCACCAACAATGGCGCAATTCGTGGCGGCGGCGGCGGCGGCGGCAGGGGCGGTTCTGGAACAGCTACGGTGCTTACCAACCGTGAACCGGCAAGTGGCTTCCTATTCCAGAACGACTTTTTCAATCCCGGACCAACGTGGCAGTGGCAAGACATGTTCGACGGCACCGCCGGGTTGTATTGGGGCCAAACTTACAATCCTTTCGCTTATGTACCAATGACGGTGACTTCCGCCGACATCGGCGGCTATCGATACTATCGCGGACCAGACGTAACCGGCGGCAATGGTTATTTGTTTTCGATTGCACGAGAACAAATCGTATCTGGTCCAACTACCGGCGGCGACGGTGGTCGCGGCCAAGGCTCCGACGGCGCCGCCGCGTCCGGCCTCGCAGGCGGCACAAACGCCGGTACAGGCGGTGCAGGCGGGTCGTGGGGCCAAGCTGGTGCCGCCGGCAGTGCAGGAAATGCGACTGGCGGAGCCACCGGGGGTGCGGCAGGTGCAGCGATTATGGGTGTAAGCCATACTCTGGTGAACACGGGTACCGTGCTTGGCACTTATTGA
- a CDS encoding phage integrase N-terminal domain-containing protein, with amino-acid sequence MDDLSFSLKTLCTRSGEGSFGTRALRQRGLMAMANDLKNMGYRLPGASSIKGKHVTALVAHWKTGGLSDQTIRNRLTWLRWWAYQVGKPGLLPKTNDSFGLAERGRFSGNKAKRLEGAALERVQDARVQLALKLEAAFGLRREEALKLRPVIADRGDRIALKASWCKGGRYREIPITHEKQRALLDEVRAVVGDGSLIGTGRNYHQALKSYENQLIRAGISNAHGYRHAYAQWRYKVLTGWSCPAAGGPTVDAMTPAQAARDRAARLEISHELGHGRLDVTDTYLGRRFAPAARKESAA; translated from the coding sequence ATGGACGATTTGAGCTTCAGCCTGAAAACCCTCTGCACCCGCTCGGGTGAGGGAAGTTTTGGTACCCGTGCGCTGAGGCAGCGGGGCTTGATGGCCATGGCCAACGATTTGAAGAACATGGGCTATCGCCTGCCCGGTGCGTCAAGCATAAAGGGCAAGCACGTCACCGCACTGGTCGCCCATTGGAAGACGGGCGGGCTTTCCGACCAGACCATCCGCAACCGCCTGACCTGGTTGCGCTGGTGGGCCTATCAGGTGGGCAAGCCCGGCCTCCTGCCGAAAACCAATGACAGCTTTGGACTCGCGGAGCGGGGCCGGTTTTCCGGCAACAAGGCCAAGCGCCTTGAGGGCGCGGCACTTGAGCGCGTGCAGGACGCCCGCGTGCAGCTCGCACTCAAGCTGGAAGCCGCCTTTGGCCTCCGGCGCGAAGAGGCCCTTAAACTGCGCCCGGTCATCGCCGACCGGGGCGACCGCATCGCCCTGAAGGCCAGCTGGTGCAAGGGCGGTCGCTACCGCGAGATCCCGATCACCCACGAGAAACAGCGCGCGCTCCTTGACGAGGTGCGCGCCGTGGTAGGCGACGGCTCCCTCATCGGGACCGGTCGCAATTACCACCAGGCGCTCAAGTCCTACGAAAACCAGCTCATCAGGGCGGGCATCAGCAATGCCCATGGTTACCGGCATGCCTATGCCCAGTGGCGCTACAAGGTGCTCACCGGCTGGTCATGCCCAGCGGCAGGTGGCCCCACCGTGGACGCGATGACCCCGGCGCAAGCTGCGCGCGACCGCGCGGCGCGCCTGGAGATCTCGCACGAGCTGGGTCATGGCCGCCTCGATGTCACGGACACCTATCTCGGGCGCCGGTTCGCACCCGCCGCCAGAAAGGAGAGCGCGGCATGA
- a CDS encoding DNA methyltransferase: MSPARPRVQDGHLVFEVPALPNGILQGDCLDIMPTLPAASVDLVLTDPPYICGYRDRAGRTVANDNRADWVAPAFHEVARLMKPGSLCISFYGWTATDTFFGAWRAAGLRPVAHLVFCKTHASRSGLFRGMHENAFVLAKGHPSMPAEALSDVRGWTYTGNKLHPTQKPVEELVPLIRTYCPAGGVVFDPFAGSGSTLVAAKSVGCRYLGIELDATHAATAEKRLC, from the coding sequence ATGAGCCCCGCCCGCCCACGGGTACAGGACGGGCACCTCGTCTTCGAGGTCCCCGCCCTGCCAAACGGCATCCTCCAGGGGGATTGCCTCGACATCATGCCCACACTCCCCGCTGCCAGCGTCGACCTGGTGCTCACCGACCCGCCATACATCTGTGGCTATCGCGATCGGGCGGGCCGGACGGTGGCCAATGACAACCGCGCCGACTGGGTGGCGCCGGCCTTCCATGAGGTGGCCCGATTGATGAAGCCCGGCAGTCTCTGCATCAGCTTTTACGGCTGGACGGCGACCGATACGTTTTTCGGGGCATGGCGGGCCGCTGGGTTGCGCCCGGTTGCGCATCTGGTCTTTTGCAAGACCCATGCATCCCGTAGCGGTCTGTTCCGGGGCATGCACGAGAACGCCTTTGTCCTCGCCAAGGGCCATCCGTCGATGCCGGCTGAGGCCCTGTCGGATGTGCGCGGCTGGACCTATACCGGCAACAAGCTGCACCCCACTCAAAAGCCCGTCGAAGAGCTGGTGCCCCTCATCCGGACCTATTGCCCGGCGGGCGGGGTGGTGTTTGACCCCTTCGCCGGGTCGGGTTCAACCTTGGTGGCCGCCAAGAGCGTCGGGTGCCGCTATCTCGGTATCGAGCTGGACGCCACACATGCCGCCACGGCGGAAAAGCGCCTGTGCTGA
- a CDS encoding ArdC family protein, giving the protein MKTERFDVYTEVTNTIIAAIEAGAGSWQMPWHRHGEGLNRPVNIDTTKAYRGINVLSLWASAQARGFATGTWGTYRQWQTKGCQVRKGEKASLVVFYKELNVEETNDNGETQSGKRLMARASYVFNADQVDGYDAPAIPEPKDAVQVIEAADRFISATGATVCHGGTRAFYRPSDDIIQMPERERFLGTETSSATESYYATLLHELIHYSGAPNRCDRQFGKRFGDEAYAVEELVAELGAAFLCADLGVALTPRPDHAAYVGSWLKVLKADKKAIFTAASAAARATDFLAGLQSQDPEAA; this is encoded by the coding sequence ATGAAAACCGAACGCTTCGACGTCTACACCGAGGTCACCAACACCATCATCGCCGCCATCGAAGCCGGCGCGGGAAGCTGGCAAATGCCCTGGCACCGCCACGGCGAAGGCTTGAATCGCCCCGTCAATATCGACACCACCAAAGCCTATCGCGGCATCAACGTCCTCAGCCTCTGGGCCTCCGCACAGGCACGCGGCTTTGCCACCGGCACCTGGGGCACCTACCGCCAATGGCAGACCAAGGGCTGTCAGGTCCGGAAGGGCGAGAAGGCAAGCCTGGTCGTCTTCTACAAGGAATTGAACGTCGAAGAGACCAACGACAACGGCGAGACCCAGTCCGGCAAACGCCTCATGGCTCGCGCAAGCTATGTATTCAATGCCGACCAGGTCGACGGCTATGACGCTCCCGCAATACCAGAGCCCAAAGATGCCGTGCAGGTCATCGAAGCCGCCGATCGCTTTATCTCCGCAACCGGCGCCACTGTTTGCCACGGCGGCACACGTGCCTTCTACCGTCCGTCGGACGACATCATCCAGATGCCCGAGCGCGAGCGCTTCCTCGGCACCGAGACCAGTAGCGCGACCGAGAGCTACTACGCCACCTTGCTGCATGAGCTCATCCACTACAGTGGCGCACCCAACCGGTGTGACCGCCAGTTCGGCAAGCGCTTCGGCGATGAAGCCTATGCGGTTGAAGAGCTTGTGGCCGAGCTGGGAGCAGCCTTCCTCTGTGCCGATCTTGGCGTGGCACTTACACCCCGGCCCGACCATGCGGCCTATGTCGGCAGCTGGCTCAAGGTCCTCAAGGCTGACAAGAAAGCCATCTTCACGGCTGCCAGCGCCGCTGCTAGGGCAACCGATTTCCTCGCCGGGCTGCAGTCGCAAGACCCTGAGGCCGCTTAG